The Pseudarthrobacter sulfonivorans genome includes a window with the following:
- a CDS encoding cysteine hydrolase family protein produces MDNTPLDVSKTALLLIDLQNDNVHQDGAFASFGAAAHAVEQGLVPHVGQLLEWARNESMPIIHNRIVFYPDGDFGGTNAPIFRMIGPESLKLGSWGADALEGLEALADEPVLIRNRMSCFNGSGLDILLRNTGVTTVIVAGVWTNMAVEHTVRDAADHGYRTIVVTDATSSINAEWHDAALSYALTNIAEFQSTGEITGAAV; encoded by the coding sequence ATGGACAACACACCCCTCGATGTCAGTAAGACTGCACTGTTACTGATAGACCTTCAGAACGACAATGTCCATCAGGACGGGGCGTTCGCATCCTTCGGTGCCGCCGCCCATGCAGTTGAGCAGGGCTTGGTCCCCCACGTGGGGCAACTGCTCGAATGGGCACGCAACGAGTCAATGCCGATCATCCACAACCGCATCGTGTTCTACCCCGACGGCGACTTCGGCGGGACGAATGCCCCCATCTTCCGGATGATCGGCCCGGAGTCACTAAAGCTCGGATCCTGGGGTGCAGACGCGCTGGAGGGGCTGGAGGCGCTGGCGGACGAGCCTGTCCTGATCCGCAATCGGATGAGCTGCTTCAACGGCAGCGGACTGGATATTTTGTTACGGAATACCGGGGTCACCACGGTAATAGTGGCAGGCGTCTGGACAAACATGGCCGTGGAACATACCGTGCGTGACGCAGCGGACCACGGGTACCGCACAATCGTTGTAACGGACGCAACATCGAGCATCAACGCAGAGTGGCACGACGCCGCACTCAGCTACGCCTTGACGAACATCGCCGAATTCCAGTCAACCGGCGAAATTACGGGGGCTGCCGTTTGA
- a CDS encoding alpha/beta hydrolase gives MARRRTQLRLDEHRRIPVNRRNYGGCRLSTLPQPTIAWQSPDDPRKPLVVLLHGRGSRETDIIALANHLPAGPAYAAVRAPLAEGPGFAWFANRGIGRPISASLTETMAWFTDWLDGVAPAGRPVILVGFSGGAAFAGGLVLSDPDRFAGAAILYGTLPFDAGVPTTPGRLQGIPMFVAHGDADSVIPAELLRSTWSYLTEESDAQTIAIRSAGGHSIGQDDATALARWITDLQEP, from the coding sequence GTGGCACGACGCCGCACTCAGCTACGCCTTGACGAACATCGCCGAATTCCAGTCAACCGGCGAAATTACGGGGGCTGCCGTTTGAGTACGCTACCCCAACCGACCATCGCGTGGCAGTCCCCGGACGATCCGCGCAAGCCCTTGGTCGTCTTGCTTCACGGGCGCGGGTCACGCGAAACGGACATCATTGCGTTGGCGAATCACCTCCCGGCCGGTCCGGCCTACGCGGCTGTGCGTGCACCTCTCGCAGAGGGCCCGGGGTTTGCCTGGTTTGCGAACCGTGGCATCGGCCGCCCTATATCTGCGTCCCTCACGGAGACCATGGCATGGTTTACGGACTGGCTGGACGGTGTTGCGCCGGCCGGGCGGCCCGTGATCCTTGTTGGCTTTAGCGGGGGTGCCGCCTTCGCTGGGGGGCTCGTATTGAGCGATCCTGACCGCTTCGCAGGTGCGGCAATCCTCTACGGAACCCTTCCCTTCGACGCTGGCGTGCCGACGACGCCGGGCCGACTCCAGGGCATTCCGATGTTCGTAGCGCACGGTGACGCTGATTCGGTCATACCGGCCGAGTTGCTGAGATCCACCTGGAGCTATCTCACTGAGGAGTCAGATGCGCAGACAATTGCCATCCGTTCGGCCGGCGGCCACAGCATAGGACAAGACGACGCAACCGCCCTCGCGCGCTGGATCACCGACCTGCAGGAACCTTAG
- a CDS encoding helix-turn-helix domain-containing protein yields the protein MTDPVREAREQLIRVGLTGIYHADTVPDLIVRSWRRSLSSSVEASAPPQRFRDVDTDTLLGRAAVPVLDRWQHQLADTGTTLFLSDRGGSIVDRRTSDGSERRRLDNMHAAEGFDYSEDSIGTNALGTSMVEKRPVFVKGSQHYSDALATNACAAAPIYTPAGLVVGSIALGGPMEDANPIMLSLTREISQQIEERLRTSSRPQDLALAMSFMRFSSSQRPTVVLDHESILANTPGLPYVNVASHVMLWEVLNTHNWSSAPMLRRELEGTTIEITARRVTDGPRGHFVVHFFEPDALPHGGRHETGVLGRGENSLVAPPRTKAFGVAVAVVEGPPGSGRLTAAADLRASWGSTGTPEMFVIASESRVPWNQVQDLLERGLDVIVRRVEEISTDEFLAFTTVLKAAGKRLGSDGRSGRLFVTVSREQASPDVQVLMDSIGATARTLPLSQAPERIPGLVTRILNEVDQDSRHTMSPAALQSLLQWNWPGNIAELAETLSQLVRTVNASVIERRHLPKHLQQAPPRRHLSLLESAERDAIIRALDAAGGNKSEAAELLGMGRTTLYRRLRQLGLESGEATL from the coding sequence ATGACCGATCCCGTACGGGAAGCGCGCGAGCAGCTGATTCGCGTAGGACTCACCGGCATCTACCACGCTGACACCGTGCCGGATCTCATCGTGCGTAGCTGGCGCAGATCATTAAGTAGCTCGGTGGAAGCTTCGGCACCTCCGCAGCGCTTCCGGGACGTGGATACGGACACGTTGCTTGGCAGGGCCGCCGTGCCTGTTTTAGACCGTTGGCAGCACCAGTTGGCAGACACTGGAACCACACTCTTCCTAAGCGATCGCGGCGGCAGCATCGTGGATAGGCGGACGAGCGACGGCAGTGAGCGTCGGCGCCTCGACAACATGCATGCGGCCGAGGGCTTTGACTACTCCGAAGACTCGATCGGCACCAACGCCTTGGGAACCTCCATGGTCGAGAAACGGCCGGTGTTCGTCAAGGGCAGCCAGCACTATAGTGATGCGCTGGCCACAAATGCCTGCGCGGCGGCGCCCATTTATACGCCAGCAGGCCTAGTTGTGGGTTCTATCGCTTTAGGCGGACCCATGGAGGATGCCAATCCAATCATGCTCTCGCTCACGCGGGAGATCAGCCAACAGATCGAAGAGAGGCTTCGCACCTCTTCCAGGCCCCAAGACCTTGCACTTGCGATGTCTTTCATGCGCTTTTCCAGTTCCCAGCGACCCACGGTCGTTCTGGATCACGAATCCATTCTCGCCAACACGCCCGGACTGCCGTACGTAAATGTCGCTTCGCACGTGATGCTGTGGGAAGTGCTCAACACCCACAACTGGTCGTCTGCGCCCATGCTTCGTCGCGAACTTGAGGGGACAACGATTGAGATTACGGCCCGCAGGGTCACCGATGGCCCACGCGGTCATTTCGTGGTGCACTTTTTCGAGCCGGATGCGCTGCCTCACGGCGGGCGCCATGAAACGGGCGTATTGGGCCGCGGTGAAAATTCTCTTGTGGCACCGCCAAGGACAAAGGCGTTCGGGGTGGCTGTCGCTGTCGTCGAGGGGCCGCCTGGTTCCGGGAGACTGACGGCGGCCGCGGACCTGCGTGCAAGCTGGGGCAGTACTGGAACGCCGGAAATGTTTGTGATCGCATCCGAGTCCCGAGTTCCGTGGAACCAGGTGCAAGATCTGTTGGAGCGCGGCCTGGACGTCATCGTGCGCCGCGTCGAGGAGATCAGCACGGACGAATTCCTTGCATTTACCACTGTGTTGAAGGCAGCCGGGAAGAGACTGGGCTCTGACGGCCGTTCGGGACGCCTGTTCGTTACTGTTTCGCGTGAACAAGCCTCTCCGGATGTTCAAGTTCTCATGGACAGCATCGGCGCAACGGCACGAACGTTGCCCCTGAGTCAGGCCCCTGAACGAATTCCGGGTTTGGTGACGCGAATACTCAATGAGGTGGATCAGGATTCACGGCACACCATGTCTCCGGCCGCGCTACAGTCACTGCTCCAATGGAACTGGCCCGGTAACATTGCCGAGTTGGCGGAGACTCTTTCCCAGCTCGTGCGTACGGTAAACGCTTCCGTGATTGAGAGACGGCATCTGCCTAAGCACCTACAGCAGGCTCCTCCGCGGCGTCACTTGTCACTCCTCGAATCCGCTGAGCGGGATGCCATCATCAGGGCGTTAGACGCTGCTGGCGGGAACAAATCTGAGGCCGCGGAATTGCTGGGGATGGGAAGGACCACACTTTACCGCCGCCTCCGGCAGCTTGGACTCGAGTCGGGGGAAGCGACCCTATAA
- a CDS encoding NAD-dependent succinate-semialdehyde dehydrogenase produces MKKYATVDPTNGNVVQEFDSMTDAEVAASLTRSHAAYRSWHTKDLAERCALLQRIADLHRQHAIDLAKLMTLEMGKPITQAKAEVELSAAIYEYYATSGQQLLADEELDIAGAGRAIVRTAPIGPLLGVMPWNFPYYQMARFVAPNLLLGNTILLKHASNCPQQALRIAEIIHAAGAPEGVYQNLFATSGQVADIIASPKLQGVSLTGSERAGSAIGALAGQYLKKCVLELGGSDPFLVLPAADIDKAASAAAAGRFGNAGQACTSPKRLIIDSSNWDKFLEAFLAKAAEWQTGDPMSEDTRLGPMSTAQARAELAEQVDDAVSKGATVHLGGAVPEGRGAYYPATVLSGVTPDMRAYREELFGPVAILYRVDSVDEAITLANDSPYGLGSAVFTDDQKQAAYVTDRLEVGMVGINTTIKSAPDLPFGGVKASGIGRELGKFGLNEFANKKLIRII; encoded by the coding sequence ATGAAGAAATATGCAACCGTCGACCCCACCAACGGCAATGTAGTGCAGGAATTTGACAGCATGACAGACGCAGAGGTGGCCGCTTCCCTGACGCGCTCCCACGCTGCCTACCGGTCCTGGCACACGAAGGACCTCGCAGAACGCTGCGCGCTCCTGCAGCGCATCGCCGACCTCCACCGGCAGCACGCCATCGACCTTGCCAAACTGATGACGCTCGAGATGGGCAAGCCAATCACCCAGGCCAAGGCCGAAGTCGAGCTATCCGCTGCCATCTATGAGTACTACGCCACGTCGGGCCAACAGTTGCTCGCCGACGAAGAACTCGACATCGCCGGTGCGGGCCGGGCAATCGTCCGGACAGCTCCCATCGGACCACTCCTGGGCGTCATGCCGTGGAACTTCCCGTACTACCAGATGGCACGGTTCGTCGCCCCCAACCTGCTGCTGGGCAACACCATCTTGCTCAAGCACGCCAGCAACTGCCCGCAACAAGCCCTGCGCATTGCCGAAATCATCCACGCGGCCGGGGCCCCGGAAGGCGTCTACCAGAACCTCTTCGCCACCTCCGGACAGGTCGCGGACATCATCGCCAGCCCCAAACTCCAAGGCGTTTCCCTCACCGGATCAGAGCGTGCAGGCAGTGCCATAGGCGCACTCGCCGGCCAATACCTGAAGAAGTGCGTCCTCGAACTCGGCGGCTCCGACCCGTTCCTCGTACTTCCCGCAGCCGATATCGACAAGGCCGCCAGCGCGGCAGCGGCAGGCCGATTCGGGAACGCAGGCCAAGCCTGCACGTCGCCGAAAAGGCTCATCATCGACTCGTCCAACTGGGACAAATTCCTTGAAGCGTTCCTGGCGAAAGCCGCAGAATGGCAAACCGGGGACCCCATGAGCGAAGACACGCGCCTCGGTCCCATGTCCACCGCCCAGGCCCGGGCAGAACTGGCCGAACAAGTTGACGACGCCGTGTCCAAGGGAGCGACCGTCCACCTGGGCGGAGCCGTCCCGGAAGGCCGCGGCGCGTACTACCCGGCGACCGTCCTCTCCGGCGTCACACCCGACATGCGCGCCTACCGAGAGGAGCTTTTCGGTCCCGTGGCGATCCTCTACCGCGTGGATTCCGTGGATGAGGCAATCACCCTGGCCAACGATTCGCCGTACGGGCTCGGCAGCGCGGTCTTCACCGACGACCAGAAGCAAGCCGCCTACGTCACCGACCGCCTCGAGGTCGGCATGGTGGGAATCAACACCACCATCAAGAGTGCCCCCGACCTCCCGTTCGGCGGAGTCAAGGCCTCCGGCATAGGCCGCGAACTCGGCAAATTCGGACTCAACGAGTTCGCGAACAAAAAACTCATCCGCATCATCTAA
- a CDS encoding LysR family transcriptional regulator has product MCGGDAVEINQLVAFLAVADELHFGRAAERLHVAQPPLSRTIKQLETELGSRLLDRTTRSVKLTSSGRALIGPATEVLEALRRAEDAVRSADGGESGLVRIAFAGVSTHQLVARLARLVRSQRPGIQLDLSSQNFAQPAMTKLVQGDTDIAFGRWDVIPAEVASKVVSRDSLVIALPDTHRLAGARRLAIVQLAAEGFVSLPSYEGAVLPDRLRRLARDNGFVPSIVQVAPDTQTALALVSAEVGCHLTLASVAVNATDPHIVFIPLDDTTADVDLRAAWRRNDTNPAVKAVLHEVMNLDEAFRIQPSYE; this is encoded by the coding sequence ATGTGCGGAGGAGATGCAGTGGAAATCAACCAACTTGTTGCCTTTCTTGCTGTCGCGGACGAACTGCATTTCGGCCGCGCAGCGGAACGCCTGCACGTTGCCCAACCGCCGCTCAGCAGGACCATCAAGCAACTTGAAACTGAGCTGGGTTCCCGCCTCCTCGACCGGACAACTCGATCCGTGAAACTGACGTCCAGCGGTCGGGCGTTGATAGGGCCAGCCACCGAAGTCCTCGAAGCCCTGCGTCGCGCGGAGGATGCGGTCCGTTCGGCTGATGGCGGCGAGTCGGGCCTTGTTCGCATAGCTTTCGCCGGTGTCTCAACGCACCAACTCGTTGCGCGGCTTGCCCGCTTGGTGAGGTCCCAACGCCCAGGGATTCAGTTGGACCTTTCCAGCCAGAATTTCGCGCAGCCCGCAATGACCAAGCTTGTGCAGGGTGACACGGACATCGCCTTCGGACGCTGGGACGTGATCCCGGCAGAAGTCGCTTCCAAGGTGGTGTCGCGGGATTCACTGGTCATCGCTCTCCCCGACACCCACCGACTGGCGGGAGCCCGTCGATTGGCGATCGTCCAGCTGGCGGCGGAGGGCTTTGTTTCGCTCCCTTCTTATGAGGGTGCTGTCCTTCCCGACCGGCTCCGACGTCTCGCGCGGGACAACGGATTCGTTCCTAGTATCGTTCAGGTGGCACCCGACACGCAGACGGCATTGGCCCTCGTCAGCGCTGAAGTCGGATGCCACCTAACATTGGCCTCAGTAGCAGTCAACGCAACCGATCCCCACATCGTCTTTATTCCGCTGGACGATACGACCGCCGATGTAGATCTCAGGGCGGCTTGGCGCCGGAATGACACGAATCCGGCTGTGAAGGCCGTACTCCATGAAGTCATGAATCTCGATGAAGCGTTCCGCATTCAGCCCTCATACGAGTGA
- a CDS encoding enoyl-CoA hydratase/isomerase family protein, with product MTEVMNDAGTRLDTSGFVTLLVEEREDRLAVRLHRPAVKNAIDQAMVDELHAVCAHLERTPKILILSGTPANPETGAKAVFASGADIAQLRERRRADALAGINSGIFDRIAKLPMPVIAALDGFALGGGAELAYAADFRIGTPALRMGNPETNLGILAAAGATWRLKELVGEPMAKQILLAGKVLTGEDCLTIGLISELVDPETLLDAAHALADAIAAQDPLAVRITKAVFHAPREAHPVIDTLAQGMLFESQAKFDRMQAFLDRKKK from the coding sequence ATGACAGAAGTAATGAACGACGCCGGAACGCGCCTTGATACCTCGGGATTCGTCACGCTGCTGGTTGAGGAGCGCGAGGACCGTTTGGCGGTCCGGCTGCACCGGCCCGCAGTCAAGAACGCCATCGACCAGGCAATGGTGGACGAGCTGCACGCCGTGTGCGCGCACCTCGAGCGCACACCGAAAATCCTGATCCTCTCCGGCACGCCCGCCAACCCCGAAACCGGAGCCAAAGCCGTCTTCGCATCCGGCGCCGACATCGCGCAACTGCGCGAGCGGCGCCGTGCCGACGCGCTGGCGGGAATCAACTCCGGCATCTTCGACCGGATCGCGAAACTGCCCATGCCGGTCATCGCCGCGCTGGACGGCTTTGCGCTCGGCGGCGGCGCGGAACTGGCCTATGCGGCCGACTTCCGCATCGGCACCCCGGCCCTGCGGATGGGGAATCCCGAGACCAACCTGGGCATCCTCGCCGCGGCCGGTGCCACCTGGCGGCTGAAGGAACTCGTCGGGGAGCCGATGGCCAAGCAGATCCTGCTGGCCGGCAAAGTTCTCACAGGCGAAGACTGCCTCACGATCGGGTTGATCAGCGAGCTCGTGGACCCGGAGACGCTGCTTGACGCAGCGCACGCCCTGGCGGACGCCATCGCGGCGCAGGATCCGCTCGCAGTACGCATCACTAAGGCCGTGTTCCACGCTCCGCGGGAAGCCCATCCCGTCATCGACACCCTGGCCCAGGGCATGCTTTTTGAGTCCCAGGCCAAGTTCGACCGTATGCAGGCGTTCCTCGACAGGAAGAAGAAGTAA
- a CDS encoding 3-hydroxyacyl-CoA dehydrogenase family protein codes for MNNPLVPAGFPARVGVLGGGRMGAGIAHAFLIIGADVVVVERDEASAQAGRERVKSSAAKSIERNPGGNLDEMVSRLSVSVDYAAFADRELVVEAVPEDWDLKVTALRRVEEQLTPGTVLASNTSSLSVSGLAEELARPQDFLGMHFFNPVPASTLIEVVIGKQTRPELVEQARSWVHGLGKTAVVVNDAPGFASSRLGVAIALEAMRMVEEGVASAKDIDNAMVLGYKHPTGPLRTTDIVGLDVRLGIATYLHETLGERFAPPQILRDKVARGELGRKTGKGFFDWTQSPE; via the coding sequence ATGAACAACCCATTAGTGCCGGCCGGATTCCCGGCGCGCGTAGGCGTCCTCGGCGGCGGCCGAATGGGTGCCGGCATCGCCCACGCGTTCCTCATCATTGGGGCCGACGTGGTGGTTGTGGAACGCGACGAAGCCTCCGCCCAGGCAGGCCGGGAGCGGGTCAAGTCCTCCGCCGCGAAATCCATCGAGCGCAATCCGGGTGGCAATCTCGACGAGATGGTCTCCCGCCTCTCCGTTTCCGTGGACTACGCGGCCTTCGCGGACCGCGAACTGGTGGTGGAAGCCGTCCCGGAGGACTGGGATTTGAAGGTCACAGCGCTCCGCCGGGTCGAGGAGCAGCTCACGCCGGGCACGGTGCTGGCCTCGAACACCTCCTCACTGTCCGTGTCCGGGCTGGCCGAGGAATTGGCACGGCCCCAGGACTTCCTCGGAATGCACTTCTTCAACCCGGTCCCCGCCTCCACCCTGATAGAGGTGGTCATCGGCAAGCAGACCCGCCCCGAACTCGTTGAGCAGGCCCGAAGCTGGGTCCACGGACTGGGCAAGACCGCCGTCGTGGTCAATGACGCCCCGGGCTTCGCGTCCTCCCGGCTGGGCGTGGCGATCGCCCTCGAAGCGATGCGGATGGTCGAGGAAGGCGTCGCCTCCGCTAAGGACATCGACAACGCAATGGTCCTCGGCTACAAACACCCCACAGGGCCGCTGCGCACCACGGACATCGTGGGCCTGGACGTGCGCCTAGGCATAGCCACGTACCTGCACGAGACGCTGGGTGAGCGGTTCGCACCCCCGCAGATACTGCGCGACAAAGTGGCCCGCGGCGAACTGGGCCGGAAGACCGGCAAGGGCTTCTTCGACTGGACGCAGTCGCCCGAATAG
- a CDS encoding flavin-containing monooxygenase, giving the protein MDNAVPGKTYQLDALVVGAGFGGIYMLHKLRNELGLDAVAIDRAGGVGGTWFWNKYPGALSDSESFVYQYSFDRDLYEQTPWNTKYVPQAEILAYLNGVVDRYDLREHVRLETGMTEAEFDEASGTWTVRTDRGVTFQSRFLVTGLGLLSATNLPKFPGMETFAGRLVHTGAWPEDLDLAGKRVGVIGNGSTGNQVITATAPVAAHLTSFQRTPQYSVPAGNRQLTAQEHRAHRENFEANWEQVKNSSVAMGFEESAVPTFSVSPQERERIYQRTWEEGGGFRFMFETFSDIATDQDANEEAAKFIRRKIAEIVTDPETRRKLTPTDLYARRPLCDSGFYETFNRPNVSLVNVKENPIESVTEQGIVTADGTLHELDVLICATGFDAVDGNYVRVNIRGRDGETLKEHWADGPTSYLGMATSGFPNMFMILGPNGPFTNLPPSIETQVEWISETISHVLTSGTGWIEAKSETESDWTETCSDIAHQTLFPQAASWIFGANIPGKKRTVMFYLGGIKQYRSILADEASNKYPNFATDADILTPA; this is encoded by the coding sequence ATGGACAACGCCGTCCCGGGGAAGACCTATCAGCTCGATGCGCTCGTTGTTGGAGCAGGCTTCGGTGGTATCTACATGCTGCATAAGCTGCGCAACGAGCTCGGTCTCGACGCCGTAGCGATTGACCGGGCCGGGGGTGTTGGGGGAACGTGGTTCTGGAACAAGTATCCGGGCGCGCTTTCGGATTCTGAGAGTTTTGTTTACCAGTACTCTTTCGATCGCGACCTCTACGAACAGACTCCGTGGAACACGAAGTACGTGCCCCAGGCCGAGATCCTGGCGTACCTGAATGGCGTCGTGGACCGCTACGACCTGCGGGAGCACGTCCGGCTTGAAACTGGCATGACTGAGGCTGAGTTCGACGAGGCCTCCGGCACCTGGACCGTGCGGACCGACCGCGGAGTCACGTTCCAGTCCCGCTTTCTGGTCACGGGCCTCGGCCTGCTCTCGGCCACCAATCTTCCGAAGTTCCCCGGCATGGAGACCTTCGCGGGCCGGCTGGTCCACACGGGTGCCTGGCCGGAAGACCTGGACCTCGCGGGCAAGCGGGTGGGTGTTATCGGCAACGGTTCAACCGGTAATCAGGTGATCACCGCCACAGCCCCGGTAGCGGCCCATCTGACCTCCTTCCAGCGCACACCGCAGTACAGCGTGCCGGCAGGCAACCGCCAGCTTACGGCGCAGGAACACCGTGCCCATCGGGAGAACTTTGAGGCGAACTGGGAACAGGTCAAGAACTCCTCGGTGGCCATGGGTTTCGAGGAGAGCGCCGTTCCAACGTTCAGCGTTTCCCCCCAGGAACGCGAACGGATCTACCAGCGGACCTGGGAGGAAGGCGGGGGATTCCGCTTTATGTTCGAGACTTTCTCGGATATCGCCACGGACCAGGACGCCAACGAAGAGGCTGCGAAGTTCATCCGTCGCAAGATCGCCGAGATCGTCACGGACCCCGAAACGCGCCGGAAACTGACACCGACCGATCTGTACGCTCGCAGGCCGTTGTGCGATTCGGGCTTCTACGAGACGTTTAACCGTCCAAACGTCTCCCTCGTGAACGTCAAGGAAAACCCGATCGAGTCGGTGACCGAACAGGGCATCGTCACCGCCGACGGCACCCTGCATGAACTGGACGTGCTCATCTGCGCGACCGGGTTCGACGCCGTGGACGGCAACTATGTCCGCGTCAATATCCGCGGCCGCGATGGCGAAACCTTGAAAGAGCACTGGGCTGACGGGCCAACCAGCTATCTCGGCATGGCAACCAGCGGCTTCCCCAATATGTTCATGATCCTGGGCCCGAACGGGCCGTTCACCAACCTTCCGCCCTCAATCGAAACGCAGGTCGAGTGGATCAGCGAAACCATCAGCCACGTCCTGACCTCCGGCACGGGCTGGATCGAGGCCAAATCCGAAACTGAGTCCGACTGGACGGAGACGTGCTCGGATATCGCCCACCAGACACTCTTCCCACAGGCTGCCTCGTGGATCTTTGGCGCCAACATCCCCGGAAAGAAGCGCACGGTCATGTTCTACCTCGGTGGCATCAAGCAGTACCGGTCCATCCTCGCCGACGAGGCCTCCAACAAGTACCCGAACTTCGCAACCGACGCCGACATCCTGACCCCGGCCTGA